GGAATTATTGTAGTCACCTGCCCTTCAAACCTGAGTATAGCACCACTCACAAGTGGTTTTCCCATCATTACACATGCATCATTAACAAGGTATCTTGTAGGGAAATTGTCGCTTCCATCAATAATTATATCATATTCCTTAATAATATTCATTATATTATTTGAGTTAAGTCTTTCTTTATAAATGAAAATATTAACATCAGGATTTAACCCTTGGAATGTCTCTTTTGCAGATTCAGCCTTTGACATGCCAACCCTTTCAGTTGAATGGGCTATTTGCCTCTGAAGGTTGCTCAGCTCTATTGTATCCGTGTCTACAATGCCGAGTCTACCGACACCTGCTGCAGAAAGATAATAGCCAGCAGGGCAACCAAGACCCCCTGCACCTACGAGAAAGATGCTTGCCTCCCTGATTTTCTTCTGACCTTTTCCACCAACCTCTGAGAGGATTATATGCCTGCTATATCTCTGTATCTCCTCATCCGTAAAATCAAACATCAATCCACCTCCTTGCGGACAATAATCCTCCAGTCCGTCTCATTTATCTTTTCTACTTTAAGGACCTTCTGTCCTGCCATCTCTAAGGAGCTTGGCACATTCCGAGCAGCCTCAGGATAATCGAGTATAATCTCCAGAACATCTCCGATATTCATATCCTCCACAGCAAGTTTTGATTTTACAAAGGTATACGGACATACATCGCCTTTTATGTTTATTCTCTTATCTATCTTCATCCCTTCCATATGCTCCTCCATACTTCTCATCCATCAAAGGTGTTTTCTACCCCCTCCCCCTGATAAAACAGTCATTTCTTATTAACTCTGAACTCCCTACTCCTAACTGTTTTTATTCTCCACCCTCAACCCTGATGAAAACAGTCTTTTCGGCAACAACCGGTAGTCTATCAAGCTCCTCGATTGCAGCCCTCATATTCTGTTCTTTCGCCTCATGGGTCATCATCACAACAGGAACAGCCTCTCCTTCCTTTCTCCCCTTCTGCAGAACTGATGAGATACTGATATTATTGGACCCGAGAACACCAGAGATTTTGGATAATACCCCAGGTCTATCGAGTGCTGAAAACCTGAGATAGTAGCGTGAAATTACCCCTTCCATTTTTCTTACCCTGAGCGTGTTCCGTCTATCCCATAGAAATGAGGTTGCAGGGACACGACCACTCACACCATTTATAATTCCTCTACTGATTTCTATTATATCGCTCACCACAGCACTTCCTGTTGGCATCTCACCCGCCCCCTGTCCATAAAAGAGTGTAGAGCCAACAGCATCGCCAACCACATATATAGCGTTGTATACGCCATCAACCTTAGATATAAGATATTCTCTTGGTAGCATTGTTGGATGTACCCGCACCTCGACCTCGCCATTCACCATCTTTGCGATTGCAAGGAGTTTTATCGTATAACCAAACTCCTCTGCAAACCTGATGTCAACAGGTGCTAAATTGCTTATCCCCTCGATATACGCATCATCAAATCTCAGGGGGGTGCCAAAAGCCATAGATGCAAGAATAATAAGTTTGTGTGCAGAATCAATACCTTCTATATCCAGCGTCGGATCAGTCTCTGCATAACCTGACCTCTGTGCCTCCTTCAATGCCTCTTTAAAACTTATTCCCTCTGCTGTCATCCTTGTAAGTATATAATTACATGTTCCATTTATTATGCCATAGATAGATTGTATGTTATCAGCAGAAAGTCCCTCCCTTAACATCCTTAAGATAGGTATCCCCCCACCTACACTACCTTCAAAACGAATATCCACACCCATTTTCTCTGCCTCGTTAAATATTTCTTCTCCATATACTGCGAGAAGTGCCTTATTTGCAGTAACCACATGCTTTCTCTTTTTAATAGCTTTTATTATGAATTCTTTTGCCGGATTGTATCCCCCTATAAGCTCAACGATTATATCGATACTGTCATCCTCTATGACTCTACCTGCATCCCTGATAAGTATCTCTTTATCCAGTGTAACTCCTCTGTCTCGCTCTATATCGATATCAGCAATCATCTTGACTAAAACAGGAACTCCAAGCCTTCTTTCTATTACATCAGCGTTTTTCTTTAATAGCTTCACCACACCAGTCCCAATCGTCCCGAATCCTATTATTCCAACATTTATCATCCGAAATTCTCCAG
The window above is part of the Nitrospirota bacterium genome. Proteins encoded here:
- a CDS encoding sulfurtransferase TusA family protein, translated to MEGMKIDKRINIKGDVCPYTFVKSKLAVEDMNIGDVLEIILDYPEAARNVPSSLEMAGQKVLKVEKINETDWRIIVRKEVD
- a CDS encoding ThiF family adenylyltransferase, which gives rise to MFDFTDEEIQRYSRHIILSEVGGKGQKKIREASIFLVGAGGLGCPAGYYLSAAGVGRLGIVDTDTIELSNLQRQIAHSTERVGMSKAESAKETFQGLNPDVNIFIYKERLNSNNIMNIIKEYDIIIDGSDNFPTRYLVNDACVMMGKPLVSGAILRFEGQVTTIIPGEGPCYRCLFETPPPPGLVPS
- a CDS encoding homoserine dehydrogenase, producing MINVGIIGFGTIGTGVVKLLKKNADVIERRLGVPVLVKMIADIDIERDRGVTLDKEILIRDAGRVIEDDSIDIIVELIGGYNPAKEFIIKAIKKRKHVVTANKALLAVYGEEIFNEAEKMGVDIRFEGSVGGGIPILRMLREGLSADNIQSIYGIINGTCNYILTRMTAEGISFKEALKEAQRSGYAETDPTLDIEGIDSAHKLIILASMAFGTPLRFDDAYIEGISNLAPVDIRFAEEFGYTIKLLAIAKMVNGEVEVRVHPTMLPREYLISKVDGVYNAIYVVGDAVGSTLFYGQGAGEMPTGSAVVSDIIEISRGIINGVSGRVPATSFLWDRRNTLRVRKMEGVISRYYLRFSALDRPGVLSKISGVLGSNNISISSVLQKGRKEGEAVPVVMMTHEAKEQNMRAAIEELDRLPVVAEKTVFIRVEGGE